ATTCCTcattcaaatttctttttctatccAAGAAAAAAGCATGAAACTGtatctcttgtttttcttatttgacCTTGCAGCTCTCCAAGTCAAACGAATACATCGTGACCTTGAGGAAGATTGACCTGGTCTCCGAGGGCGTCTACCGGTGCGAGGTCATGAGCGAGGCGCCGACCTTCCAGACTTCCTTCGCGTCTGCCAATCTAACCGTCGTAGGTCAGCGTCATGGATGGCCCGTCTGAGTatcggttcacacacacacacacacacacacacacacacacacacacacacacacacacacacacacacacacacacacacacacacacacacacacacaaacaaaaatatatatatatatatatatatatatatatatatatatatatatatatatatatatatatatatatatataaaattctctgGTAATCCTGTTTATATGCAAATAGATGACACCAATTAATCATTCAGAAGCTGCCAATATGCTCAGTCGCAGGTCCACCGCTAGTTCGGGTGCCACTGAGATTAGCTCGTTAGTGAGTCGATAATTTACCTGCCTCCCGCGCAGAGATGCCCGGGGCGCCGCAGATCATCGGAATGCAGGAATCGTACACGGTGGGGGAGACTCTGCGCCTCAACTGCACGGTGCCGGACTCGCGCCCTCCGGCCCGCATCTCCTTCAGCGTCAACGGCAGACTCATACATGTAAGTATACGGGCGACTGTACTTGAAGGTGGCACGCTGTACTCGGGCAGAAGAGGGACTCATTGTGGTGATGCGTATTTCTTCTCAAGAAGGaatattttttctcactctcttgcgTGCTAATATCCGTCATTTCCTGCTCACGTAATTCAGCAgagacacattaaaaaaaaaatctgttgtctGCCAAGCTGGTCCTTCTCTGTTCCTTTATCGTAtaatccctcctccctttcttcatggTTATGTATACTGTTgacccaacctctccctccctgcccagcCGGGGTCGGGCCGCATCACCGAGTACCCGCGGGTGGACGCCGGCGGCCCGGGCCACCCGTATGCCCTCAGCACCACTCGCAGCCAGCTGACCCTTCCCCTGGGGGAGCGCCACGTCCCCGCCGTCACCGTGGAGTGCGAGGCTCAGGTGCTCTCGCTCACCACCCACGCCTCCCACAGCGCCCACGTCCGCCCGCTCTCCAcgaccttctccttcttcaacgCGGGTGAGGGCGGGAGCGCAAGGAATGTGTAGCGATTAGTGATAACGACTGATAACGATTGATGTCTCCACCGACGGAGGGCAACTGACGTTTCGCGAAAGAAGGATTGGGCTCACTGACTCAGGCGCCGACTGATAGGCTGACTGATTAActgatagactgactgactgattgagtAGTGATTGATTCGGACGTCGATTGACTTCCATCTGTGACGTCGCTCCTCTCGCCGCCGCCCGTCCGCCCTCACTCCTGTGGAGACTGATCAGGCCTTTGATCATATCAATTATTGTTAAaccattgttgttatcgttgttattattattattattattattattattattattattattattattattattgttattattattattattattgttattaattattattattattattattattattattattattattgttattattattattattattgttattattattattattattattattattattattattattattattattattattattattattattattattattattattattattattattattattattattatttctgttgctattattatgattactatcatcattatcactgatcatgactactactactattatatattttttatcattgtttttattattattactactactattgttgttgttgttattattattattattattattattattattattattattattattattattattattattattattattattatccttattattattatcctcatcatcatcattatcatcatcatcatcatcatcatcatcatcatcatcatcatcatcatcatcatcatcatcatcatcatcatcatcatcatcatcatcatcattataattatcatataattgttattattatccaaatgactattttcatcaatatcatcatttttatcataattattattgttgttataataattattgctataaCTGTTACTGTTACTTTCATAACGGCTGTTGCCCCAAAGTCATCATTGATCACGCATCAAGCGCAGACATCCACAGGAACAGGCAGGAGCACTAACGCCGGCCGTCTTCCTTTCGCAGGATCCTCGCTTCCCTCCGCCCTGTCGTGGCACTGCGCCGCGGCCGCCCTCTCGCTCCTCGCCCTTCTGTAGAGGCGAAGCCGCGGCGTCGAGCAGCTCGCGACGAAAGATTATCATTCCCCTTCGTTGTGGCAGGTTCTAGCTAAAGGAACTTGATatcattccaaatttttattattattattattattattattattattattattattattattattactattattattattattattattattattattattattatcattattatcattattattattattatttatcctgtCTGTTATTCTATTCTTCATCCCACTCCTTACGTTGCTTTCTCCTTATTAATGAAACTTCCTTCGCTGTACATCTCTACACAAAGGGAAATACCTTCAtccccgttatatatatatatatatatatatatatatatatatatatatatatatatatatatatatatatatatatatatatatatgtgtgtgtgtgtgtgtgtgtgtgtgtgtgtgtgtgtgtgtgtgtatacatatatacttgtatacatacatacatacatatatgtatatatatatatatatatatatatatatatatatatatatatatatatatatatatatatatatatatatatatatatatatgtatatatattctatgcggCACATACTTCACTCAGATATATTGCCATCACCACCTCTGCAATCCTTGCAATACCATCAGCTTTTTTCACTACACACAACAACGAACAGCGCCGTTCTCACCAACACACGGAACCTGACGTCATATTATTCATGCATCACCACCACAGCTACATGATTACCGTACGCCATTCCCACCACAGTGCAGTCATAACATACCTGTCAGTACATCGCTCTTAAAGCACCATTTCCACCAATTGCAAATCGTTCTACGCAACCAAAGGTCCTGCAAAACACCATATCTTTACGCCCGAACCTTCGCCCGAACCCGACTTCACAGCGGTGGAAATGTCTCGCAAAATGCTTCTGACAGAACTGCTTCTTCGGTCATTTCTTTGGGGTAAAAAAAGTGTAAGGTacggaggaaatatatatatatatatatatatatatatatatatatatatatatatatatatatatatatatatatatatatatatatatatatgtatataatatatatatatattgtgtgtgtgtgtgtgtgtgtgtgtgtgtgtgtgtgtgtgtgtgtgtg
The Penaeus monodon isolate SGIC_2016 chromosome 9, NSTDA_Pmon_1, whole genome shotgun sequence DNA segment above includes these coding regions:
- the LOC119577251 gene encoding uncharacterized protein LOC119577251, producing the protein MSLLYDRRIYSLLFSSIVYSASYSRHHCRLLLYLLVALPCMSTGTQGVLVHDVKVPQPGISGRSAQLECLWSAGVKGFYSVRWYKDGEQFYSFIPQNYPEVKVDHNLPGVTVYLSKSNEYIVTLRKIDLVSEGVYRCEVMSEAPTFQTSFASANLTVVEMPGAPQIIGMQESYTVGETLRLNCTVPDSRPPARISFSVNGRLIHPGSGRITEYPRVDAGGPGHPYALSTTRSQLTLPLGERHVPAVTVECEAQVLSLTTHASHSAHVRPLSTTFSFFNAGSSLPSALSWHCAAAALSLLALL